The following proteins come from a genomic window of Enterobacter chengduensis:
- a CDS encoding NUDIX hydrolase, with amino-acid sequence MFKPHVTVACVVHARGKFLVVEESINGKALWNQPAGHLEANETLLQAAKRELWEETGIHAEPQHFIRMHQWIAPDSTPFLRFLFAVELSETCATEPQDDDIDRCLWVTADEILNAPNLRSPLVVESIRCWQSGARLPLDVIGAFNWPFTEGANGGGA; translated from the coding sequence ATGTTTAAACCTCATGTCACGGTTGCCTGCGTGGTTCACGCCCGGGGTAAATTCCTTGTTGTTGAAGAGAGCATTAACGGCAAAGCGCTGTGGAACCAGCCTGCCGGACACCTTGAAGCCAACGAGACGCTCCTGCAGGCCGCGAAACGCGAGCTGTGGGAGGAGACCGGCATTCACGCTGAGCCCCAGCACTTCATCCGCATGCACCAGTGGATCGCCCCCGATAGTACTCCGTTCCTGCGCTTCTTATTTGCCGTCGAGCTTAGCGAAACGTGCGCCACAGAGCCGCAGGATGACGATATCGACCGCTGTCTGTGGGTCACTGCCGACGAGATCCTGAACGCGCCAAACCTGCGCTCGCCGCTGGTTGTGGAAAGCATTCGCTGCTGGCAGTCAGGCGCACGCCTGCCGCTGGATGTCATCGGCGCATTTAACTGGCCGTTTACAGAGGGTGCCAATGGTGGGGGGGCGTGA